Proteins from one Ipomoea triloba cultivar NCNSP0323 chromosome 1, ASM357664v1 genomic window:
- the LOC116015406 gene encoding fructose-bisphosphate aldolase 6, cytosolic produces MSCYRGKYADELIANATYIGTPGKGILAADESTGTIGKRLASINVENVEENRRALRELLFTTPGALQYLSGVILFEETLYQKTACGKPFVELLKQGGVLPGIKVDKGTVELPGTKGETTTQGLDGLAERCKKYYEAGARFAKWRAVLKIGPNEPSQLAINENANGLARYAIICQQNGLVPIVEPEILVDGPHDINKCADVTERVLAACYKALNDHHVLLEGTLLKPNMVTPGSDSAKVAPEVVAEYTVRALQRTMPPAVPAVVFLSGGQSEEEATVNLNAMNKLKTKKPWSLSFSFGRALQQSTLKAWAGKEENVKKAQDALLARCKANSEATLGTYAGSANLCEGASESLHVKDYKY; encoded by the exons ATGTCTTGCTACAGAGGAAAATACGCCG ATGAGCTCATTGCTAATGCTACCTACATTGGCACCCCTGGAAAGGGTATCCTTGCTGCTGACGAGTCCACCGGTACAATTGGCAAGCGTCTAGCAAGCATCAATGTTGAGAATGTTGAGGAAAATAGGCGGGCTCTTCGCGAGTTGCTTTTCACAACTCCTGGTGCTCTTCAGTATCTCAGTGGAGTTATCTTGTTTGAGGAAACCCTTTACCAGAAGACTGCATGTG GCAAGCCCTTCGTTGAGCTCCTGAAGCAGGGTGGAGTCCTTCCCGGGATCAAGGTTGACAAGGGTACCGTTGAGCTTCCTGGAACCAAGGGCGAGACTACTACTCAGGGTCTTGATGGCCTAGCTGAGCGCTGCAAGAAGTATTACGAGGCTGGTGCTAGGTTTGCTAAATGGCGAGCTGTGCTGAAGATTGGACCCAATGAGCCATCACAGCTTGCTATCAATGAGAATGCCAATGGCCTAGCCCGCTATGCAATTATCTGCCAGCAGAATGGTCTTGTACCCATTGTTGAGCCCGAGATCCTTGTCGATGGACCTCATGACATTAACAAATGTGCAGATGTAACGGAGCGCGTTCTTGCTGCCTGCTACAAGGCCCTCAACGACCACCATGTCCTCCTTGAGGGTACCCTGTTAAAGCCCAACATGGTCACTCCTGGATCCGACTCTGCCAAGGTTGCACCAGAGGTGGTAGCCGAGTACACTGTCCGTGCCTTGCAACGAACCATGCCACCTGCAGTCCCCGCTGTGGTGTTCTTGTCCGGTGGCCAGAGCGAGGAGGAGGCCACCGTGAACCTCAATGCCATGAACAAGCTAAAGACCAAGAAGCCATGGAGCCTTTCCTTCTCCTTTGGACGTGCCCTTCAGCAAAGCACCCTCAAGGCATGGGCCGGGAAGGAGGAGAATGTCAAGAAGGCTCAGGACGCTCTCCTTGCAAGGTGCAAAGCCAATTCCGAGGCAACCCTTGGAACCTATGCTGGTTCAGCTAACCTCTGTGAGGGCGCTTCTGAGAGCCTTCACGTCAAGGATTACAAGTACTAA